The segment CGCTCCACAACCGCGTGAACGAACTCGGCGTGTCGGAACCGATCCTGCAGCAGCAAGGCAGCGACCGCATCGTCGTCGAACTGCCGGGCGTGCAGGACACCGCGAAGGCGAAGGACATCATCGGCCGCACCGCGACGCTCGAGGCACGCCTCGCCGACCCGATCAACACGCACCCGAACCCGAACGACCCCGTGCCGCCGGGCGAGGAGCTGTTCACGCAGGGCATCCAGGCCCCCGTGCTGCTGAAGAAGGACGTGATCTTCACCGGCGACCGCATCATCGATGCATCGGCCGGTTTCGACGAACACCAGCGTCCGTCGGTCAACATCCGCCTCGATTCGGCGGGCGGCCGCGCGGTGCGCACGGTGTCGCGCGACAACATCGGCAAGCCGATGGCGATGGTGCTGTTCGAGAAGGGCAAGGGCGAAGTGCTGACGGTCGCGACGATCCAGTCGGAACTCGGCGACCGCTTCCAGATCACGGGCCAGCCGACGCCGCAGGCCGCGGCCGACCTCGCGCTGCTGCTGCGCGCCGGTTCGCTCGCCGCGCCGATGGACATCATCGAGGAACGCACGATCGGCCCGAGCCTCGGCGCCGACAACATCAAGATGGGCGTCCACTCGGTGATCTGGGGCTTCTGCGCGATCGCCGTGTTCATGATCGCGTACTACATGCTGTTCGGCGTGGTCTCGGTGATCGGCCTGTCGGTGAACCTGCTGCTGCTCGTCGCCGTGCTGTCGCTGATGCAGGCAACGCTGACGCTGCCCGGTATCGCCGCAATCGCGCTCGCGCTCGGCATGGCGATCGACTCGAACGTGCTGATCAACGAGCGTGTGCGAGAAGAACTGCGCGCGGGCCAGCCGCCGCAGCTCGCGATCCAGGCCGGCTACGCGCACGCGTGGGCGACGATTCTCGACTCGAACGTCACGACGCTGATCGCCGGCCTCGCGCTGCTCGCGTTCGGCTCGGGCCCGGTTCGCGCGTTCGCGATCGTGCACTGCCTCGGTATCCTGACGTCGATGTTCTCCGCGGTGTTCTTCTCGCGCGGGATCGTCAACCTCTGGTACGGCGGCCGCAAGAAGCTGAAGTCGCTCGCGATCGGCCAGGTGTGGAGGCCGGAAGGCGCGGCAGCCCCCGCGTCGTTCACCGACGCGGACGAATCGACCGACACCGCGCGCGCCGCGAAGCTCGCCGCCCCCGCGAAGGGCAACGCGCCGCGCACCGGCAAGCCGCAACTGCGCAACCGCGCGCAGCAAGGCGTGTCGCCGAAGAAACCGGGCTCGACCCAATAAGGCCCCGGAGACGAGACCATGGAATTTTTCCGCATCCGTAAAGACATTCCGTTCATGCGGCACGCGCTGGTGTTCAACGTGATCTCGCTGGTCACGTTCCTCGCCGCCGTGTTCTTCCTGTTCCACCGCGGGCTGCACCTGTCCGTCGAATTCACCGGCGGTACGGTGATCGAGGTGCAGTACCAGCAGGCCGCCGAACTCGAACCCGTGCGCGCGACGCTCGGCAAGCTCGGCTACGCCGACGCGCAGGTGCAGAACTTCGGCACGTCGCGCAACGTGCTGATCCGCCTGCAGTTGAAGGAAGGCCTCACGTCCGCGCAGCAGAGCGACCAGGTGATGGGCGCGCTGAAGGCGCAGAACCCGGACGTCACGCTGCAGCGTGTCGAGTTCGTCGGCCCGCAGGTCGGCAGGGAGCTCGCGACCGACGGCCTGCTCGCGCTCGCGTGCGTCGTGATCGGCATCGTGATCTACCTGTCGTTCCGCTTCGAATGGAAGTACGCGGTCGCCGGCATCATCGCCAACCTGCACGACGTCGTGATCATTCTCGGCTTCTTCGCGTTCTTCCAGTGGGAGTTCTCGCTGGCGGTGCTCGCGGCGATCCTCGCGGTGCTCGGCTACTCGGTCAACGAGTCGGTCGTCATCTTCGACCGGATCCGCGAGACGTTCCGTCGCGAACGCAAGATGAGCGTGCAGGAAGTGATCAACCACGCGATCACGACCACGATGTCGCGGACGATCATCACGCACACGTCGACGGAAATGATGGTGCTGTCGATGTTCTTCTTCGGCGGCCCGACGCTGCACTACTTCGCGCTCGCGCTGACGGTCGGCATCATGTTCGGCATCTACTCGTCGGTGTTCGTCGCGGGCTCGCTCGCGATGTGGCTCGGCATCAAGCGCGAAGACCTGATCAAGGACAAGAAGACCGCGCACGATCCGGACGATCCGAACGCGGGCGCGCAGGTTTAAGCGCCGCGCCGTTTCGGCAAACGCACGAAGGCCGGTCCTGTCGGACCGGCCTTTTTTCATGCACGGGCCGTGCGGCGCGCGGCCCGCCCGACAGGCACGGTCACGGGCGTCGGCTACAATCGTCACCGCCCTGCCCTGTTGCATGCCGGCCGCGCGCCGGCGGGCAAGCCCCCTCGCCACCCGTCCGAACGCGCGGTCCCGATGAAGTCTCCGATGTGTATCGTTCGTCGCCTCACCGTCTGCGCAATCGTCGCGGCTGCGTTGCTGCCGTGCACGCAACCTGCCGGCGCACAGTCGGCATCCGCACCAGCAACCGCGCCGCCCGCCGCACCGCCTGCCGCACAACCCGTCGCCCCACCTGCCGCTCCCCCGGCCTCCCAGCCTGCCGCCGCATCGCCGTCGCCCTGCCCGCCCGACTGGGAGCCGCAGATCTGCGAACTGAAGGCCGCCGTCGAAGTGCTGAAGAAACAGCACCTGACCGACGTCGACATCGGCGCGCTGCTCGACGCCGCGACCCACGAAGGGATCAAGACACTGCCGTACGCACGCTTCTTCACCGCGAAGGAACGCCAGGAGCAGCTCGACGACGAGCGGCGCGCCCGCGACGGCACGCCGGGCATCGGGATCGTCTTCGAGACGCGGCCCGACGGGCTGCACATCATCGACGTGATTCCCGACGCACCGGCCGAGAAGGCCGGCGTGCGCCCCGACGATCTCGTCGTCGCGATGAACGACAGGAGCGTCGTCGGCATCGACGGCAGCGAGCTCGTGAAACTCGCGAAGGGCGACGCGGGCGTCCCGCTGAAGCTCACGGTGCAGCGCGGCCCGCAGCATGCGGTGCTGAGCTTCGCGCCCGTGCGCGCGATCGTCAAGCCGCACCCGGCGATCGCGAAGCGGCTCGACGGCGACATCCTGTACACGCGGCTGTCGAGCTTTCCGGAACCGGCGGTCGGCGACTATATCGACGCGGTGCAGGCCGCACGCCGCACGGGCCCGCCGGTGCAAGGGATGATTCTCGACCTGCGCATCAACGGCGGCGGCGCGCTCAATGCGGCGATCGGCATCGCCGCGCTGTTCGCCGGACGCGACCGCACCGCGATGGTGACGGTCGAGCGCGGCGACACCCACCGCCGCCGCTTCGCGACCAACTGGCCCGACTACGAACTGCCGGTCATGCACGGGCAGGATCCGCTCGCGCCGCTGCAGGCCGACGACTGGTGGCGCACCGTGCCGCTCGTCGTGCTCGTCGACGGACAGAGCGCGTCGGCCGCCGAAGCGACCGCGGCGGCGTTGAAGGATCTCGGCCGCGCAAAACTGCTCGGCATGCCGACCTACGGGAAGGGGCTCGCGCAGACTGGCGTCGACCTGATCGACGGCACGCGCCTGAACTTCACGTTCGCGCGCAACCTGCGGCCGAACGGCTGCCCGATGGACGGCTACGGCGTCGTGCCGGACTGGCTCGTGCCGCCGCGCCGCGACTCGGACGTCGACGGCGTGCTGCTGTGGTACCGGGAAGTCGATCTAGCGCGCGCGCCGTATGCGGACCGGCTGGCGCCCGACCCGTTCGCACAGGTGCGCAAGGAACGGCAGAAGCTGCGCGAAGCGCGCGTGCGTGCGAAGGTCGATACGTCGAAAAGCGCGGCGCTGCCGCAACGCGCGTTCGGCACCGCCGGCGACTGGCAGTTACAGCAGGCGCTCGCCGCGCTCGCGGGGCGCCCCGTGCGGACCGTCGACGCGCCGGCGCAATTGATGCCGGCGCAGCCCGTATGCGAACACGGCGGCAACTGACGCGCCGCCGCCCGCCCTTCTAGCGGAAGCCGAACCGCCGGCGCAGCACGACCAGCGCCGCGAGGCTCAGCACGGCCGCGAACATCAGGTAGAAGCTCGGCGCGGTCTTCAGACCGGTCGCGCGGATCAGCCACGCGATGATGAACGGCCCGAAGCCGCCGAAGATCGTCACCGCGACGTTATACGCGAGCGACATCCCGGTCGTGCGCGTCTGCACCGGAAACACCTCGGACAGCAGGCCCGGCAACGCCGCGAAGTAGCCGGTCATCAGGAACGCGAGCAGCACCTGCAGCGCGATCAGCGTGCCGAAGCCCGGATGCGCGACGAGATACGCGAATGCCGGATAGATCAGCACGAGGATGCCGATGGCCGGCGCGATCATCACGCGCACGCGACCGTAACGGTCCGACCAGTGGCCGACGAGCGGCGCGAACGCCATCTGGATCACGCCGACGACGAGGATCGCCGCGAACGCGGCGGACGGTGCGAGGCCGAGCTGCTTCACGCCGTAGGTCGGCATGAACAGCACGAGATAGGTCGCGACGGTGCCGAGCACGACCACGCCCATTGCGGCAACCAGGCGCGCCTTGTGCGACGCGAACGTGTCGCGCAGCGGGTTCGCGGTGCCTTCGGCCGCGAGGAATTCGGGTGTCTCGTCGACCTTGGTGCGGATGTAGTAGGCGACGGGCCCGAGCAGCAGCCCGAAGAAGAACGGCACGCGCCAGCCCCACGCAGCCATCTGCGCGGCCGAGAGCTGCGCGTTCAGCACGGTGCCGAAGCCGGCGGCGAGCAGCGTCGTGAGCCCCTGGCTCGCGACCTGCCAGCTCGCGAAGAAGCCGCGCCGGCCCGGCACGTGTTCGGCGAGGAACGCGGTCGCGCTGCCGAACTCGCCGCCGGCCGAAAAGCCCTGCATCAGCCGCGCGGCGACGAGGATTACCGGCGCGGCGACGCCGATCGTCTCGTAGGTCGGCAGCACCGCGATGATCAGCGTGCCGACCATCATCAGCAGGATCGACAGCGTGAGCGCGGCCTTGCGGCCCGCGCGGTCGGCATAGGCGCCGAGCACGATCGCGCCGAGCGGCCGCATGAAGAACGACACGCCGAAGGTGCCGAGCGTGAGCAGCAGCGACACGGTATCGTTGCCGGCCGGAAAGAACAGCTTCGAGATCGTCACCGCGAAGAAGCCATAGACGACGAGATCGAACCACTCGAGCGCATTGCCGATCGACGCGGCGACCACCGCGCGCCACACGCGCGGCGACGAGGCAATGGAACGGGACTGCGTGGCGGCATGCATCGGCGATCTCCTTGTCGTTGCACGTTCTGTTCGAGGCGGCCGCGACCACGCTCGCGCCGTCGGCCCGCCCGGCGCCTCGAGCGGCGCCCGGGCGATTATAGGCGCGCAAAAAAAACCGCCGCGCCCCCGGCAACGGGAACGCGGCGGTTCGCACGCGACGGGCCGGCCGCAGCGGCAGGCCCGGCCGGCGGCGTTACTGCTGCTTGACGGCTTCGGCCGAGATCAGCAGCTTCGTCTTCATCTTGAAGCCGTACTGCTTGCCGTAGTCGAGGCCGAAATCGTCGCGGCTGAATTCGCCGACCGCGTCGACGCCGCACACTTCACGCTTGAGCATCGGGTGCGGCATGCACTTGAACGAATCGATCTTCAGCGTCAGCGGCTTCGTGACGCCATGCAGCGTCAGGTTGCCGACCACCGACACCGGCTTGTCGCCGTCGAACTTGATCGTGCCCTTGTAGTTCGCCTGCGGGAACTTCGCGACATCGAAGAATTCGTTCGTCTGCAGGTGCTCGTCGAGCTTCGCGCTGCCCGTCTGGATCGACGCGACGTCGGTCGTCACGTCGACGGTGCCCGTCTTCGCCGCGCGGTCGAGCGTCACGGTGCCGCTCGACTTGTCGAACTTGCCGCGCCAGACCGACAGGCCGCCGAAGTGGTCGGCCTCGAAGCTCGGGTACGTGTGGCTCGGGTCGAACTGGTACGTCGCGCTGTCGGCGAATGCCGAGAACGACAGCGACGCGGCCAGCGCGCCTGCGGCGATCATCAGATGCTTTTTCAACTCTTTCTCCTTGGAACGGCGCCGCGCCCTCGCGCGGCATTCGGGTGACGCGATAGCCCGCCGCTTACTTCGTGGCGACGAGATGGAACTTGATCTGCACTTCGTCCGCGACGATCGACGTGTCCTTCCACTCGCCGGTGCCGACGTTGAACGCCGAACGCTTGATCGGCAGCACGCCGTCGAACGTCTGCGTCGCGCCGCTCTGCGCGACCGTGACGGGCACCGTGACGGTCTCGGACTTGCCCTTGATCGTCAGTTTGCCGGTCACGTTGTACTTGTTGCCGCCGACCGGCGCGATCGCCGACGACACGAACGTCGCCTGCGGATAGGTCTTCGCGTCGAACCAGTCCTTGCCCGCGACCTGGTCGTTGTACATCTTGTCGCCGAGGTCATAGCTCGCGACGTCGATCGTCATTTGCGCGCTGCCCTGCGCGGCCTTCGCCGGATCGAACTTCACCTGCGCGGAAAACTTCCTGAACGCCCCCTCGGTCGGCACGTTCATCTGCTTCGACACGGCGGACACCTTGCTCTTAGCGAGATCGACATCGGCGAGCGCCGCGCCCGACGCGACAAGTGCCACCGCGGCGAACGCGGTCAGCATGGAGCGGGAAAAAGACACTTTCATGGGATCCTTCATTTGGCAAAGGGAAGCATCCGCGACAGCAGGCCGTCGCGGTCCAACAACTGGTGCTTGAACGCCGCGAGCACGTGCAGCGACACGAGCGCAAGCAGAATGTAATTCAAAGACACGTGGAGTGTCTTGAAGGTTTCCTTGAGCACAGGATCGGGGTCGATCAGCCGCGGCAGCGGCACGATGCCGAGATAGACGACCGGGATGTTCGACGCCGAGCTGTACAGGTAGCCCGTCACCGGAATCACCAGCATCAGCACGTACAGCAGGATATGCACGCCGTGCGACGCCGCACGCTGCCACGCCGGCGTATCGCCCGGCAGCGGCGGCGGCACGTGCGTCGCGCGCCACAGCACGCGCACCACGGCCAGCGCGAACGCCGTCACGCCGATCCACTTGTGCCACGAGAAGTACTTCAGCTTCGTCGGCGTGAAGCCGGGGATGTCCGTCATCACCCAGCCGAGCGCGAAGCCGCTGACGATCAGCAGCGCGATCAGCCAGTGCAGCGCGATCGCGGTCTGCGTATAGCGTACCGGCCTGGCCGGCAGCGAATTCGATGCCATCTTGGATTCCTCAGTTCAGCGAACAGCTACGCCGGCCACGAGTCCGACGCATGTCAAGGGCGCCATGCTACCGCAACCTTTTGACCTGCGCGGACTCTGAGGACAGGCATGTCAGCCTGCTGCCCGCTTCCCGCCATGTTACCGATCGGTCACTCGACACGCGATCGTTGACACGCCGAAAAAGGCCTTTTGGTAAGATTGGCGCGGGTTCCGGCCCCGTCGACGCGCTCCCCCAGCCGTCGCACAACCGCTTTTTCCATGCAACGAAACGACCTGATTGCCTGTCACGAGTGCGACGCACTGTTGCACAAACCGCGCCTCGGCAGCCGCGAAATCGCGCGCTGTCCGCGCTGCGACGCACTGCTCTATCGCAACAGCGCCGCGCAAATCGAGCGGATCTGCGCGCTCGCGCTCGCGGCACTGATCACGTTCACGATCGCGCAGGCGTTCCCGATCCTCGAAATGGACGTGAACGGCAACCGCGTGCAGACGACGCTGATCGGCGCGATCGACTCGCTGTGGCGCCAGGACATGGCGATCGTCGGCGTGATGGTGTTCTGCTCGACCGTGCTGTTCCCGCTCGTCGAGATGGCCGCGCTGCTGTACCTGCTGCTGCCGATTCGGCGCGGCGTCGTGCCGCCCGGCTTCAACCTGGTGCTGCGCGCGATCGAGCTCGTGCGGCCATGGGGCATGATCGAGGTGTTCATGCTCGGGATCCTCGTGACGATCGTGAAGATGGTGAGCCTCGCACGTGTCGTTCCCGATGCCGCGCTGTTTGCGTTCGCCGCGCTCACGCTGATGATCGCCGTCGTGCTGATGTTCGATCCGCGCACGCTGTGGGACATCGCCGACGATCTGCGCGCCGCTCGCACGGGCGCGCAGCCCGACGACGCCGCGCCGCCGCCGGAAGCCGCCCGCCGATGACGACACCGACCGCCGCCCGCGAGGGCTACGCCAGTTGTCACACGTGCGGGCTCGTGCAGACGCTCGACCGGCCGCACGCGCACTGCGCGCGCTGCGGCAGCGCGCTGCATTTCCGCATCCCGAACAGCGTCATGCGCACGTGGGCGCTGCTGCTCGCCGCCGCGATCCTCTACATTCCGGCGAACCTGCTGCCGATCATGCGCACCGCGTCGATCGTCGGCTCGCAGGAAGACACGATCATGAGCGGCGTCATCTATTTCTGGGTGTCGGGCGACTGGCCGCTCGCCGTCGTCGTGTTCGTCGCGAGCATCCTCGTGCCGATGCTCAAGCTCGGCGTGCTGCTGATCCTCGTGATCAGCGCGCAGCGCCGCTCGCCGTGGCGGCCGCTGCAGCGCACGCGCCTGTTCCGGATCGTCGAGCGCATCGGCCGCTGGTCGATGCTCGACATCTTCGTCGTGACGCTGACCGTCGCGCTCGTCCATTTCCGCTCGCTCGCCGTCATCACGGCCGGCCCCGGCGCGCTCGCGTTCGGCTCGGTCGTGATCCTGACGATGCTCGCGTCGATGCAGTTCGATCCCCGCCTGATCTGGGATCCAGTCGAAAACTCAGGGAATCACCATGAATAGTCCGCAAGGCCCGCAGCACGACCAGCCCCGGCCGCCCG is part of the Burkholderia pyrrocinia genome and harbors:
- a CDS encoding cytochrome b, with amino-acid sequence MASNSLPARPVRYTQTAIALHWLIALLIVSGFALGWVMTDIPGFTPTKLKYFSWHKWIGVTAFALAVVRVLWRATHVPPPLPGDTPAWQRAASHGVHILLYVLMLVIPVTGYLYSSASNIPVVYLGIVPLPRLIDPDPVLKETFKTLHVSLNYILLALVSLHVLAAFKHQLLDRDGLLSRMLPFAK
- a CDS encoding YceI family protein, with product MKVSFSRSMLTAFAAVALVASGAALADVDLAKSKVSAVSKQMNVPTEGAFRKFSAQVKFDPAKAAQGSAQMTIDVASYDLGDKMYNDQVAGKDWFDAKTYPQATFVSSAIAPVGGNKYNVTGKLTIKGKSETVTVPVTVAQSGATQTFDGVLPIKRSAFNVGTGEWKDTSIVADEVQIKFHLVATK
- a CDS encoding paraquat-inducible protein A, whose translation is MQRNDLIACHECDALLHKPRLGSREIARCPRCDALLYRNSAAQIERICALALAALITFTIAQAFPILEMDVNGNRVQTTLIGAIDSLWRQDMAIVGVMVFCSTVLFPLVEMAALLYLLLPIRRGVVPPGFNLVLRAIELVRPWGMIEVFMLGILVTIVKMVSLARVVPDAALFAFAALTLMIAVVLMFDPRTLWDIADDLRAARTGAQPDDAAPPPEAARR
- the secD gene encoding protein translocase subunit SecD — encoded protein: MNRYPLWKYVVMVVALAIGLLYTLPNFFGEAPAVQVSSGKATVKLDSTTLTQVESALASAQITPDDVTFENTATNANIRVRLKDTDTQLRVKDLLQKSLNADPNDPQYVVALNLQSASPRWLTALHALPMYLGLDLRGGVHFLLQVDMTGALTKKLDSDASDARSLLRDKNIRDGGVSRVDQSVVVNFSDAQTADDARKVLAQSITELQWATQPGGGGTQVVGTFTPAVQKSVEDAALKQNLTTLHNRVNELGVSEPILQQQGSDRIVVELPGVQDTAKAKDIIGRTATLEARLADPINTHPNPNDPVPPGEELFTQGIQAPVLLKKDVIFTGDRIIDASAGFDEHQRPSVNIRLDSAGGRAVRTVSRDNIGKPMAMVLFEKGKGEVLTVATIQSELGDRFQITGQPTPQAAADLALLLRAGSLAAPMDIIEERTIGPSLGADNIKMGVHSVIWGFCAIAVFMIAYYMLFGVVSVIGLSVNLLLLVAVLSLMQATLTLPGIAAIALALGMAIDSNVLINERVREELRAGQPPQLAIQAGYAHAWATILDSNVTTLIAGLALLAFGSGPVRAFAIVHCLGILTSMFSAVFFSRGIVNLWYGGRKKLKSLAIGQVWRPEGAAAPASFTDADESTDTARAAKLAAPAKGNAPRTGKPQLRNRAQQGVSPKKPGSTQ
- a CDS encoding paraquat-inducible protein A, which codes for MTTPTAAREGYASCHTCGLVQTLDRPHAHCARCGSALHFRIPNSVMRTWALLLAAAILYIPANLLPIMRTASIVGSQEDTIMSGVIYFWVSGDWPLAVVVFVASILVPMLKLGVLLILVISAQRRSPWRPLQRTRLFRIVERIGRWSMLDIFVVTLTVALVHFRSLAVITAGPGALAFGSVVILTMLASMQFDPRLIWDPVENSGNHHE
- a CDS encoding MFS transporter, yielding MHAATQSRSIASSPRVWRAVVAASIGNALEWFDLVVYGFFAVTISKLFFPAGNDTVSLLLTLGTFGVSFFMRPLGAIVLGAYADRAGRKAALTLSILLMMVGTLIIAVLPTYETIGVAAPVILVAARLMQGFSAGGEFGSATAFLAEHVPGRRGFFASWQVASQGLTTLLAAGFGTVLNAQLSAAQMAAWGWRVPFFFGLLLGPVAYYIRTKVDETPEFLAAEGTANPLRDTFASHKARLVAAMGVVVLGTVATYLVLFMPTYGVKQLGLAPSAAFAAILVVGVIQMAFAPLVGHWSDRYGRVRVMIAPAIGILVLIYPAFAYLVAHPGFGTLIALQVLLAFLMTGYFAALPGLLSEVFPVQTRTTGMSLAYNVAVTIFGGFGPFIIAWLIRATGLKTAPSFYLMFAAVLSLAALVVLRRRFGFR
- the secF gene encoding protein translocase subunit SecF is translated as MEFFRIRKDIPFMRHALVFNVISLVTFLAAVFFLFHRGLHLSVEFTGGTVIEVQYQQAAELEPVRATLGKLGYADAQVQNFGTSRNVLIRLQLKEGLTSAQQSDQVMGALKAQNPDVTLQRVEFVGPQVGRELATDGLLALACVVIGIVIYLSFRFEWKYAVAGIIANLHDVVIILGFFAFFQWEFSLAVLAAILAVLGYSVNESVVIFDRIRETFRRERKMSVQEVINHAITTTMSRTIITHTSTEMMVLSMFFFGGPTLHYFALALTVGIMFGIYSSVFVAGSLAMWLGIKREDLIKDKKTAHDPDDPNAGAQV
- a CDS encoding S41 family peptidase; the protein is MCIVRRLTVCAIVAAALLPCTQPAGAQSASAPATAPPAAPPAAQPVAPPAAPPASQPAAASPSPCPPDWEPQICELKAAVEVLKKQHLTDVDIGALLDAATHEGIKTLPYARFFTAKERQEQLDDERRARDGTPGIGIVFETRPDGLHIIDVIPDAPAEKAGVRPDDLVVAMNDRSVVGIDGSELVKLAKGDAGVPLKLTVQRGPQHAVLSFAPVRAIVKPHPAIAKRLDGDILYTRLSSFPEPAVGDYIDAVQAARRTGPPVQGMILDLRINGGGALNAAIGIAALFAGRDRTAMVTVERGDTHRRRFATNWPDYELPVMHGQDPLAPLQADDWWRTVPLVVLVDGQSASAAEATAAALKDLGRAKLLGMPTYGKGLAQTGVDLIDGTRLNFTFARNLRPNGCPMDGYGVVPDWLVPPRRDSDVDGVLLWYREVDLARAPYADRLAPDPFAQVRKERQKLREARVRAKVDTSKSAALPQRAFGTAGDWQLQQALAALAGRPVRTVDAPAQLMPAQPVCEHGGN
- a CDS encoding YceI family protein, which translates into the protein MKKHLMIAAGALAASLSFSAFADSATYQFDPSHTYPSFEADHFGGLSVWRGKFDKSSGTVTLDRAAKTGTVDVTTDVASIQTGSAKLDEHLQTNEFFDVAKFPQANYKGTIKFDGDKPVSVVGNLTLHGVTKPLTLKIDSFKCMPHPMLKREVCGVDAVGEFSRDDFGLDYGKQYGFKMKTKLLISAEAVKQQ